The window GGGCCCGAGGTGGGCGAGCCCTGCCACCACTGACGGCCCGTGCCGGCGAGGGTGGTGACCTCGCCGGTGGTGAGGTCCAGCCGCCGCAGCGCGTGATTGACGGTGTCGGCGACGACCACGGAGCCGTCGTCGAGCAGGGCGAGCCCCTGCGGCTCGCTGAAGGCGGCGGTGCCTGCGCCGCCGTCGGCGAACCCGCGCGCCCCGGACCCGATCCTGCGCACCACGCTCTCGCCGTCCTCGGCGAGCTCCACCAGCTGATGCCGGGTGGTGTCGCTGACCAGGAAGTTCCCGCTCGGCAGCGGCACGGCCTTCCCCGGGAACCGCAGCGCCGTCGGCTCCGGCTCCGGCGCCACATACGGCCCGTCCCCGCGCCGCAGCGTGCCCTTGACGGCGTGCTCGGTCTCCAGCTCCTCGACCAGCCGCTCAATGGCGTGCACATGCCCCTCACCGGCGTGCTGCGCGACCACATACCCCTCGGGGTCGATCACGACGAGCGTCGGCCAGGCCCGCACGGCGTACTGCTTCCACGTCGCGAGCTCCGGGTCGTCGAGCACCGGGTGCTCCACCCCGTACCGCTCCACGGCATCGACGACCGCCTGATGCTCGGCCTCATGCACGAACTTCGGCGAGTGCACCCCGATGACGACGACCGTGTCCCGGTGCTTCTCCTCGAGCTCCCGGAGCTCGTCCAGGACGTGCAGACAGTTCACGCAACAAAATGTCCAGAAATCAACAATTATGATCCGGCCGCGGAACTCCGCAAGGCTGAGCTCCTTGTCCCCTGTGTTGATCCATCCGCCCTTGCCGATGAGCTCGGGGGCACGGACTCGTGCACGCTTTGCCATGACCCCAGCCAATCACACCTGGTGGGAGGCTCCTCCGTGCGATCCTTCGGCAGCCCAGACGATCCGAAGCCGCTTGTCCGGCTCGAACCGTCGGCCTCTTCCTTCAGCTCTGGTGACCCAAACCCTCTCCACCACTTCGAACAGCAGCGCCCGCTTCCGCGAAATGTCTCCGTCGTTCCACTCCGCCGCCACCCCCGGTTGTCGGACGAGCACCGCAGCCACTACGGCCGCTTCGACGCTGGTGGCCATCGCCCGTGCTCCCGGGCATGTGTGTCCCAATCGCACACCCTGGCACACGTACGACGTCCCGTTCCTGCTCATGCGCGCTCCACAGCCCTCGGCATCGCAGTACAGCAGTCCGGTCAGCAAGTGGGCCGGTCCCCGCACAGGCCGCTTGACGCCGTCGCCTCGCAGGCGGGTTCTGGATTCCAGTTCCGCGACGATCCGCTGTTGTTCCTTCAGAGTGACAATTCCTTCGCCGACCATGACCGGTTGCCCCGTCTGCGGATCCAGATAGGGCCGGACAACGCTTGTGTACCTGCGGCAGTCGCGTTTCTCGTCCCACACAGTCTCCGTTTCGGGCAGCAGTCCGGCGAAGGCCGGGGCCCGGAGCAGTTGAGACAGTGACCCCACTTGCCAAAGACCTCCTCTGGGCGCGGCGATCTCATACTCATTCAGCAGCCTGGCGATCTTCACCAGCGGGCGCCCGGAGAGGGCCTCGTCCGCGATCAGGCGTGCGTACACAGCGGTCTCGGGGTCGGGCGTCAGCTGCCCCGACGCGGCGTCGACGCGGAGTCCGTAAGGCGGCTGCCCTCCGATCCACCGCCCCCGGCTGCGCAGGTACTGCTTGGCATGCCGGATGCGTTCACCCTGGGTCTCCGCCTCGGCTCGTGCCCACTCCGACAGTGAGGCCATGGCGAGCCTGTCTCCGGGCGAGCTCGAATCCAGGCCGTCCATGACGGAGACCAGTCGGCTGTGGTTCAAGTCGAACTCGTCCAGGAGGGGTCCGACTTCCGCTGTGCCCTTGCGACTGAGGCGATCCAGCTTCCACACGATCAGCGTCCGGACAGCCCCTGAGGTCACAGCCGCTCTGGCAGCCTCGAAGCCCTTGCGGGTCACGTCCTTGTAGCCGGAGCGGCCCCGGTCGACGTGTACCTGGCGAACCACCAGCCCGTGCCGTGCGGCCCAAGCACGGCAGTCGGCCTCCTGCCGCTCGATGGCAGTCTTTCCCTCCCGGTCCACGGAAAGCCGTAAGTACAGGTCTGCGCTGATATCCGGTTGCCTCATGTCCCCTCCCAGAGTTGCTCACTCTGTGAACGAACATGAGTGTCAAAGGTAATGAACTTCCGTGACTGTCAGGTCAGCGCATGCCCCGTCGTGGCGTCCACATGGTCCGGGACCTCGTCGTGGCGGTCGCCGACGGTGAGGGTGCCGGTGGGTTCGAACATGAGGATCGCGGTCGGGACGGGGGCGCAGGGCTTGTGCTCGGTGCCGCGCGGGACGGTGAAGACGCTGCCCTTGGGGAGCACGACCGTGCGTTCCCCGGCCGGCTCCCGCAGGCCGATGTGCAGTTCGCCGTCGAGCACGAGGAAGAACTCGTCGGTGTGCTCGTGGACGTGCCAGACGTGCTCGCCCTCGACCTTGGCGACGCGGACGTCGTAGTCGTTGACGGCGGCGACGATCCGGGGGCTCCACCGCTGGGAGAAGGAGGCCAGGGCGTGGGCGAGTGAGACGGGTTCCTGGGTCATGAGGGGATCCTCCGGGGTGCCGTACGTCCCGCGCGAGTGCTAGGAATCGCACATGCCGAAAGGATCCTCGCACCGCCCGCACCGAGTCGTCCTGCTGGTGGACGAGAACTCGAACCCCTTCGAGATGAGCTGCGCCATCGAGATCTTCGGGCTGTCCAGGCCGGAGCTCGGGCGGGAGCTGTACGACTTCCGGCTGTGTGCCGCGGCACCGCACACGCGCATGCGGGACGGCTTCTTCACCCTGACCGGGGTCGCCGGACTGGAGGCCGCCGAGGAGGCGGACACCCTGATCGTGCCGAACCGGCCCGACACCGGCACGCCCCGGGCGCCGCGTGTCCTGGACGTGGTACGCCGGGCACACGCGCGTGGCGCGCGACTCGTCGGGTTCTGCTCGGGTGCGTTCACGATCGCGGAGGCCGGGCTGCTGGACGGGCGCCGTGCGGCCTGCCACTGGATGTGGGCGGAGTCCTTCCGGGCACGGTTTCCGCAGGTCGGGCTGGAGCCGGACGTGCTGTTCGTGGACGACGGCGACATCCTCACCGCCTCAGGCAGCGCCTCCGCACTGGACCTGGGGCTGCACGTCGTACGGCGTGACCACGGCGCCGAGATCGCCAACCACGTTTCCCGGCGGCTGGTGTTCGCCGCGCACCGGGACGGCGGGCAGCGGCAGTTCGTGGAGCGGCCCGTCCCGGACGTGCCGGACGAGTCCCTGGCCCCGCTGCTGGCGTGGGCGCAGGAGCGGCTGGGTGAGCCGCTGACGGTGGCGGACCTGGCCGCACGCGCGCGGGTCAGCCCCGCCACCCTTCACCGCCGGTTCCGCGCTCAACTGGGGACGACACCACTCGCCTGGCTGACCGGGGAGCGCGTCGCGCTGGCCTGCCGGCTGATCGAGCGGGGTGAGGAACGGCTGGACGTGGTGGCGGCCCGCAGCGGGCTCGGTACGGCCGCCCACCTGCGCACGCGCGTGCGTCGGGCGACAGGACTCAGCCCGTCGGCCTATCGGCGGCGTTTCGGAACGGGCCAGGGGGAAGCCCTGGTCTCATGAGATTTCTCGTGTATGACCGGCTTCTCGGTTTCGGTGATGACTACTGGATCGAGGACGAGCGCGGCAGCAAGGTGTTCCTCGTCGACGGCAAGGCGTTGCGGCTGCGGGACACCTGGGAGCTGAAGGACGTCCAGGGGCGGGTGCTCGTGGACATCCATCAGAAGATGCTCGCCCTGCGCGACACGATGGTGCTGCAGCGGGCCGGGGAGCCGCTGGCGACGATCCGCAGGAAGCGGCTGTCCCTGCTGCGCAACCACTATCGGGTGTCGCTGGCGGACGGCAATGAGCTGGATGTGAGCGGCAAGATCCTCGACCGGGAGTTCGCCGTCGAGTACGACGGTGAGCTGCTGGCGGTGATCTCACGGCGCTGGCTGACGCTGCGGGACACCTACGGCGTGGACGTCGTCCGCGAGGACGCCGATCCGGCGCTGCTGATCGCGGTGGCGGTGTGTGTCATCCACCTGGCGGAGAAGGAACGGGAGGACTGAGGTCCTGAGGCGGTCGCGGCCCTACGGCCTGCGCGGGGGCTCCAGGCCCAGCAGGCGGTCCTTCAGCGCCGGGAACTGCTCCCGTGTCGTCGCGACCTTCCCCGGGTCGAACTCCACCGTGAGGACCTCCTCGTCGGCGCCGGCCTCGGCCAGCACCTCGCCCCAGGGATCGACCACGATCGAGTGACCGGCCTGGGGAACTCCGGCGTGCGTCCCGGCCGTTCCACACGCGACGACGAACGACTGGTTCTCGACGGCCCGTGCCTGGGCCAGCAGCGTCCAGTGGGACCGGCGGCGCTCCGGCCAGCCCGCCGACACCACGAGCGTCTCGGCACCGGCGTCGACGAGAGAGCGGAAGAGTTCGGGGAAACGGAGGTCGTAGCAGGTGGACAGGCCCAGGACGGTCCCCGGCAGACGCACCGTCACCAGCTCGGCACCCGCGCCCATCAGCACGGCCTCGCCCTTGTCGAAGCCGAAGCGGTGGATCTTGCGGTAGGCGGCGGCCAGGTCGCCGGAGGGGGAGAAGACGAGGGAGGTGTTGTACAGGGGACCCTCGGGGTCGCGCTCGGGGATGGAGCCCGCGTGCAGCCACACGCCCGCGTCGCTCGCGGCCTTCGCCATCGCCTCGTACGTCGGCCCGTCGAGCGGCTCGGCCTCGCGCCCGAACTCCTCGTAGGCGAAGGCGCCCGTGGTCCACAGCTCCGGCAGGACGACGAGATCGGCACCGGCCTGCTCCCGGACGAGCGACGCCACCCGCCATCGGCGCGATTCGACCGATTCGCCCTCATCTACGGCGATCTGGATCACAGAGGCGCGCACACTACCACCGTCCTGGCATTCGACCCGTCCACATGGGCGTCCCCCCGGGCCTACGATCGTCACACGAAAGCACTGCCGGGGTGCCTCACAGCAGCGTAACTTAGCTGCCAAGACACCCGCCGACAGCCGCCACCTCCCACTGGCAACGCCGCCACCACCTGCCCGTGCACCGACCGCCGAGGGGTCCCGTTCCGTGAGTCTGCATCCCACCCTCCAGCCCTACGCCGACGCCTGGACCCACTCCATCGATGCGATATCCGAGCTGCTCCAGCCGCTCGCGGAGGCCGAGTGGAACCGGCGGACGCCGTGCCCCGGGTGGTCGGTGCGGGACGTGGTCTCCCATGTCATCGGCCTGGACTGCGAGATGCTCGGCGACCCGCGCCCCATCCACACCCTCCCGCGCGACCTCTTCCACGTGACGAACGACCACCAGCGCTACATGGAGATGCAGGTCGACGTCCGCCGTCACCACACGTCGCCGGAGATGACCTCCGAGCTGGAGTACGTGATCATCCGCCGCAACCGCCAGCTGCGGAACGAGTCGCGCGACCCGGGCACGAAGGTGCGCGGCCCGCTCGGCACGGAGCTGACCCTCGAGGAGTCCATGCGGCGGCACGCCTTCGACGTGTGGATGCACGAGCAGGACCTGCGCACCGCCCTCGGCCGGCCCGGCAACCTCGACTCCCCCGGCGCGCACATCGCCCGTGACGTGCTGCTCTCCGAACTCCCGCGCGTGGTCGCCGAGAACGCGCAGGCGCCGCGCAGCTCGGCCGTCGTCTTCGACGTGCACGGCCCCCTCGAGTTCCTGCGCACGATCCGCGTCGACATCCAGGGCCGCGGCACCCTCGAAACGGCCCCCGCCCTCGGCCCCGCCGCGACCCTCACCCTCGACTGGGAAACCTACGTCCGCCTGGCCTGCGGCCGCGTGACACCGGAGGCGGTGACGGACCGCATCAAGACGGAGGGCGACCCGGACCTGACGGCGGCAATCCTGCACAACTTCACGGTGACCCAGTAGGCCGCACCCCCCAGCTGCGGGCATGCGTGCCGCTAGGGGCGGCACGGGTGGGCGCAGCGGCACCTCGTCGCGCCGAGCTGCGCACCCACCCGGCCCCAGCCCCAACTCCCCGGGCCCGAAAACCCCATGCCCCGAGCCCACCACCCCCCGTAGCGTCCCGCCCATGACCACCACCCCACCCCGCCACACCCGCCTCACCTTCCACGGCCCCCTCTCCGAAACAAGGGCCGACCAACTCGTCACCCGCCTGTCCGCCAACACCCCCACCACCGTCCTGGACATCGGCTGCGGCTGGGCAGAACTCATGCTCCGCATCCTGACCACGACCCCCCGAGCCACCGGCACCGGCATGGACATCGACACGGAGGCCCTGGCCCGGGGCCGCGAGGCCGCCGCCGCACGGGGCCTCGCCGAGCGGGTCCGTCTCGTCGAGGGGTCCGCGACCGAGACACCCCACGAACCGGCCGATCTCGTCCTGTGCCTCGGCGCGAGCCAGGCCCTCGGCGACCGGCTCCCCGAGGCCCTGAAGGAACTCCGTCTGCGCGTCGCCGACGGCGGTCGGGTCCTGCTCGGTGAGGGGTTCTGGCAGCGCACCCCGACCCCAGCCGAACTGTCCCGGATGTGGCCGGACGCCGCCGTCACCGACCACCCCGACCTCGCGTCCCTCGTGGACCTGGCGATCGAGGCCGGGTTCAGGCCGGAGTGGACGGAGACCGCGAGCCTCGACGAATGGGAGGAGTTCGAGTCGGCGTATCTCGCGGACGTCGAGGTGTGGCTCGCCGAGCACCCCGGGCATCCGCTCGCGGCCGAGACCAGGGAGCGCGCGGACCGGCACCGCGGCCGGTGGCTGACGTACCGCGGCGTTCTGGGGCTGGCCTACCTCACCCTCGTACCGGCCGTCTGAGGTACGTCACGCGGGGACGTGCACCGTCTCGACCCGGCTCGCCACCAGGCGTTCCCGCTCGCGTCGGATGGCGCGCTTGCGCAGGCGCAGGATCTGGGTGACCCCGAGGGCCTGGAGCAGGAACACCGCCGAGAAGGCGACGGTGTAGTCGCCGCCAGTGGCGTCCAGCAGGACACCGACGGCGAACAGCGTGGTCATGGAGGCCACGAAGCCGCCCATGTTGGTGATGCCGGAGGCGGTGCCCTGGCGCTCGGGCGGGTTCGCCGGGCGGGCGAAGTCGAAGCCGATCATCGACGCGGGCCCGCACGCCCCGAGGACCGTGCACAGCGCGATCAGCAGCCACATCGGGGCGTGCTCGCCGGGGTAGGCGAGCGTCGCCGCCCACAGGGCCGCCGTCGTGCCGACCGTGCCGAGCGCGATCGGCAGTCGCGCCTCGTGGTGCCGGGCGACGATCTGGCCGTAGACCATGCCGACGCCCATGTTCGACAGCACGACGAGCGTGAGGAGTTCACCGGCCGTGGCGCGGGACAGGCCCTGCGCCTCGACCAGGAACGGCAGGCCCCACAGCAGCAGGAAGACCATCGCGGGGAACTGGGTCGTGAAGTGCACCCACATGCCGAGCCGGGTCCCCGGCTCCCGCCAGGAGGCGGCGATCTGGCGCCGTACGTAGGCCGCGCCCTGGTGCGGGAGCGGCTCCGGCTCGTGGCCCTCCGGGTGGTCCTTCAGGAACAGCAGCACCAGCACGAGCACGACGGCCCCGGCGACCGCGCTGCCCGCGAACGCGGCCGTCCAGCCGATGCCGTGCAGCAGCCGGGCCAGGACGAGCGTGGAGACGAGGTTGCCGGCCATGCCCACCAGTCCCGCGAACTGGGCGACGAGCGGCCCGCGCCGGGCGGGGAACCACCGGGTGCCCAGCCGCAGCACGCTGATGAAGGTCAGCGCGTCACCGCAGCCGAGCAGCGCCCGGGAGGCGAGGGCCATGCCGTACGACGGGGAGAACGCGAAGCCGAGCTGCCCGGCCGTGAACAGCACCGCCCCGAGGGCCAGCACCTTCTTGGTGCCGAGCCGGTCCACGAGCAGGCCGACGGGTATCTGCATGCCCGCGTAGACCAGCAGCTGGAGGATGGAGAAGGTGGACAGGGCCGAGGCGTTGACGTGGAAGCGGTCGGCGGCGTCGAGGCCGGCCACGCCCAGGGACGTGCGGAAGATGACCGCGACGAAGTAGACCGAGACGCCCGTGCCCCAGACGGCAAGGGCGCGCCGGCCGCCCGGTGGATCGCCCGGCAGGGTGCCGGCGCTCATCGGACCTCCCCCCGGGCCAGGTGCGAGAACCAGCTGACGTGGCGGTGGACGAGCCCGACGGCCGCCTCGGCGTCCCCGGAGCGCAGCGCTTGAAGGATCTCCTCGTGTTCGGTGAGGGTCTTGGCGATCCGGTCGGGGTGCGAGTGCATGACGGCGACGCCCATGCGGAGCTGGCGGTCGCGGAGTTGGTCGTAGAGGCGGGAGAGGATCTCGTTGCCGCCGCTGCGGACGATCTCGGCGTGGAAGCAGCGGTCGGTGACGGCGGCCGCGGCGAGGTCTCCGGCGGCGGCCTGCTCCTTCTGCCGGGCGAGGAGCGCTTCGAGGCGCTCGATGAGCCCGGGGGGCGCGGGTACGGCCTTGCGCGCCGCGTGTTCCTCGACGAGCAGCCGGGTCTCCACGACGTCGGCGATCTCCTGCGCGGAGACGGGCAGCACGAGGGCGCCCTTCTTCGGGTAGAGCCTGATCAGCCCCTCGACCTCCAGCCGGAGCAGTGCCTCGCGCACCGGGGTGCGGGAGACCCCGACGGCCTCGGCGAGCTCGCCCTCGGTGAGCAGGGTCCCGCCCTCGTAGCGGCGCTCCAGGACGCCCTGTTTCACGTGGGTGTACACGCGGTCGGCGGCGGGCGGGTGCTTCACGGCCAGGGTCATGCCGACAGCATAGATACAACAGGTACGCATGGATGTATGCGTCCAGGATGCGGACTCACGCGCCCTCGAATGTCACACGTCTGTGGCAAACGGCGGGTCCCCCTCGGCAACGGCACAACCAACTGTGCTAGTTACAAGTCAGACACGTGCGGCTCCCCTTCCCCTCGTCCTCAATTCGGCCGCACTCCTGGGGCATTCAACGCAATCGGGGTACTTCACTTGATAACCGGCATTAAGGGCACCCGTCTCCGTAGAGCCGCGGCCGTCGCCGTCACCACCGGCGCCATGCTCGCGACCGGAGCCCTCACCGTTGCGCCGGCGCAGGCCGCCACGGCGCCCACGATCGCCGCCAAGGGCGGCTACGTGATGAACAACGCGACCGGCAAGTCGCTCTACACCAAGGCTGCCGACACGCGTCGCTCCACCGGCTCGACCACCAAGATCATGACGGCCCTGGTGGTGCTGAAGCAGTCGAACCTCAACCTGGACAGCAAGGTCACGATCCAGAAGGCGTACAGCGACTACATCGTCGACAACAACTGGGCGTCCAACGCCAAGTTGATCGTCGGCGACAAGGTCACCGTCCGCCAGCTGCTGTACGGGCTGATGCTGCCGTCCGGCTGCGACGCGGCGTACGCGCTCGCCGACAAGTTCGGCTCGGGCTCGACGCGGGCGGCGCGCGTGAAGTCGTTCATCGGCAAGATGAACACCACGGCCAAGAACCTGGGTCTGGAGAACACCAACTTCGACTCGTTCGACGGCATCGGCAACGGCAAGAACTACTCCACGCCGCGCGACCTGACGAAGATCGCCAGCAGCGCCATGAAGAACTCCACGTTCCGCACGGTCGTCAAGACGAAGAAGTACACGGCGAAGACGACCACGAAGTCCGGCGGCACGCGGACGATGGCCCCGTGGGAGAACACCAACCCGCTGCTCGCGAGCTACACCGGCGCGATCGGCGTGAAGACCGGTTCCGGCCCGGAGGCCAAGTACTGCCTGGTCTTCGCGGCCACGCGGAACGGCAAGACGGTCATCGGCACGGTCCTCACCTCGACCGACTTGACCTCGCGCAAGACGGACGCGACGAAGCTGCTCAACTACGGCTTCGCGCAGTAGGACAGGCATGACGAAGGGGGGCTCACCGCCGACGGCGGTGAGCCCCCCTTCGCGTGTACCGGGACATCAGGCGCCCGGCTTCACGCCCAGGTGATCAGACGCTTCGGCTGCTCCAGGATCGCCGCCACGTCCGCCAGGACCTTCGAGCCCAGCTCGCCGTCGACCAGGCGGTGGTCGAAGGAGAGGGCCAGGGTGGTGACCTGGCGGGGCTTCACCTTGCCCTTGTGGACCCACGGCTGGAGCTTGATCGCACCGACCGCGAGGATCGCGGACTCGCCGGGGTTGAGGATCGGCGTGCCCGTGTCGACGCCGAAGACACCGACGTTGGTGATCGTCACCGTGCCGTTCTGCATGTCCGCCGGGGACGTCTTGCCGTCCCGGGCCGTCGACACCAGCTCGCCCAGCGACTCGGCGAGCTGCGGCAGCGTCTTGGCGTGGGCGTCCTTGATGTTCGGCACGATCAGCCCGCGCGGGGTCGCGGCCGCGATGCCCAGGTTCACGTAGTGCTTGACCACGATCTCCTGGGCGGCCTCGTCCCAGGACGCGTTGACGTCGGGGTTGCGCCGGATCGCGACGAGCAGGGCCTTGGAGATCAGCAGGAGGGGGTTCACGCGCAGGCCCGCGAACTCCTTGTCCTCCTTCAGCTCCTCGACCAGCTTCATCGTGCGCGTCACATCGACCGTCACGAACTCCGTGACATGCGGCGCCGTGAACGCCGAGCCGACCATCGCCGCCGCCGTCGCCTTGCGGACGCCCTTGACCGGGATGCGGGTCTCGCGGGCCGTGTCGTACGACACGACGGCCGCTGCGGGTGCCGGGGCGGCGGTCGCGGGGACCGCGGGGACCGCGGGGACCTCCGGCCGCGGTGCCTGCGGCGGGGCCACCGCCGCGTGCACGTCCTCGCGGGTGATGATGCCGTCCGGGCCGGTCGGAACGATGGTCGTCAGGTCGACGCCCAGGTCCTTGGCCAGCTTGCGGACCGGCGGCTTGGCCAGCGGGCGTTCCTTGACGGCGGGGGCGGTGGGAGCCGTGGGGGCGGCCGTCGAGGGCGCGCCGCCATGGCCGTTCAGCTCCGTCTGGACCGCCGTCGAGGCCTGCTGGACCGGGACCTCCGGGCCCTTGCGGGGGCGACGGCGGGTGGACGAGGTCGCCACCCCGTAGCCGACGAGCACCGGCTGGCGGCCGGAGCCCTCCGCCTTCGGTTCCTCAGTGGTCTGCGGGGCCTCGGGCGCTTCCGCCCGTGGCTCGGCCGGCGCGGCCCCTCCGCTCACGTCGACCGCGATGATCGACGTGCCCACGTCGACCGTGGTGCCCTCGGGGAAGTGCAGATCCCGGACCACGCCGTCGTACGGGATGGGCAGCTCGACGGCCGCCTTCGCCGTCTCGACCTCGCACACCACCTGGCCGTCGGTGACCTTGTCGCCGGGCTGGACGAACCACTTGAGGATCTCGGCCTCGGTGAGCCCCTCACCCACGTCCGGCATCTTGAACTCGCGTACGGACGCTTCCGTCATCGTCGTCACGACCCTCTCCTCAGTACGCCAGCGAGCGGTCGACGGCATCCAGCACCCGGTCCAGGTTCGGCAGGTACTCCTCCTCCAGGCGGGCCGGCGGGTACGGCGCGTGGTAGCCGCCGACGCGGAGCACCGGGGCCTCCAGGTGGTAGAAGCAGCGCTCCGTGATCCGGGCGGCGATCTCCGCGCCGGAGCCGAAGAACACCGGGGCCTCGTGGACGACGACCAGACGGCGGGTCTTCTCCACCGACGCCTGGATGGAGTCGAAGTCGAGCGGGGAGACCGAGCGCAGGTCCAGGACCTCGAGGTTCCGGCCCTCCTCGGCGGCCGCGTCCGCGACCTCCTGGCAGAGCTTCACCATCGGGCCGTAGGCGGCGAGGGTGAGGTCGGTTCCCTCGCGGACCACCTGGGCCTTGTGCAGCGGGCCCGGGATCGCCTCCGTGGCGACCTCGCCCTTGTCCCAGTAGCGGCGCTTGGGCTCGAAGAAGATCACCGGGTCGTCGCTCTGGATGGCCTGCTGCATCATCCAGTACGCGTCCGAGGAGTTGGACGGGCTGACGATCTTCAGGCCCGAGACGTGCGCGAAGAGCGCCTCGGGGGACTCCGAGTGGTGCTCCACCGCGCCGATGCCGCCGCCGTAGGGGATGCGCACGACGACGGGGAGCTTGACCTTGCCCAGGGAGCGGGCGTGCATCTTCGCGAGCTGGGTGACGATCTGGTCGTAGGCCGGGAAGACGAAGCCGTCGAACTGGATCTCCACCACCGGGCGGTAGCCGCGCAGGGCCAGGCCGATCGCCGTGCCGACGATGCCCGACTCGGCGAGCGGGGTGTCGATGACGCGGCTCTCGCCGAAGTCCTTCTGCAGTCCGTCCGTCACCCGGAAGACGCCGCCGAGCTTGCCGACGTCCTCGCCCATGATCAGGACCTTGGGGTCGGCCTCCAGGGCGTGGCGCAGCGACTCGTTGATCGCTTTGGCGAGTGCCATCTTGTCGGCCATGTCAGTTGCCCCCCTCGTCGGCGAACGACGCCTGGTACGCGGCGAACTGGGCGCGCTCCTCGTCGACGAGCGCGTGTCCGTCCGCGTAGACGTTCTCGAAGATCGCGAAGTGGTCCGGGTCCGGCATGGCACGGACCGCTTCGCGCACTCGTTTGCCCAACGCCTCGGACTCGGCCTCCAGTTCCTCGAAGAATCCCTCGTCCGCGTGGTTTGAGGTCTCCAGGAACCGGCGAAGGCGCAGGATCGGGTCCTTGGCCTCCCAGGCCTGGCGCTCCTCGTCGCCCCGGTAGCGGGTCGGGTCGTCGGAGGTGGTGTGGGCGCCCATGCGGTAGGTGAACGCCTCGACGAGGGTCGGGCCCTCGCCGGAGCGGGCCCGCTCCAGGGCCCAGCGGGTGACCGCGAGGCAGGCGAGCACGTCGTTGCCGTCGACCCGTACGCCCGGGAAGCCGAAGCCCTGCGCGCGCTGGTAGATCGGGACGCGGGACTGCTTCTCGGTCGGCTCGGAGATGGCCCACTGGTTGTTCTGGCAGAAGAACACGACCGGGGCGTTGTAGACCGCGGAGAAGGTGAACGACTCGGCCACGTCGCCCTGGCTGGAGGCGCCGTCGCCGAAGTAGGCGATCACCGCGCT of the Streptomyces koelreuteriae genome contains:
- a CDS encoding D-alanyl-D-alanine carboxypeptidase family protein, with amino-acid sequence MITGIKGTRLRRAAAVAVTTGAMLATGALTVAPAQAATAPTIAAKGGYVMNNATGKSLYTKAADTRRSTGSTTKIMTALVVLKQSNLNLDSKVTIQKAYSDYIVDNNWASNAKLIVGDKVTVRQLLYGLMLPSGCDAAYALADKFGSGSTRAARVKSFIGKMNTTAKNLGLENTNFDSFDGIGNGKNYSTPRDLTKIASSAMKNSTFRTVVKTKKYTAKTTTKSGGTRTMAPWENTNPLLASYTGAIGVKTGSGPEAKYCLVFAATRNGKTVIGTVLTSTDLTSRKTDATKLLNYGFAQ
- a CDS encoding dihydrolipoamide acetyltransferase family protein, producing the protein MTTMTEASVREFKMPDVGEGLTEAEILKWFVQPGDKVTDGQVVCEVETAKAAVELPIPYDGVVRDLHFPEGTTVDVGTSIIAVDVSGGAAPAEPRAEAPEAPQTTEEPKAEGSGRQPVLVGYGVATSSTRRRPRKGPEVPVQQASTAVQTELNGHGGAPSTAAPTAPTAPAVKERPLAKPPVRKLAKDLGVDLTTIVPTGPDGIITREDVHAAVAPPQAPRPEVPAVPAVPATAAPAPAAAVVSYDTARETRIPVKGVRKATAAAMVGSAFTAPHVTEFVTVDVTRTMKLVEELKEDKEFAGLRVNPLLLISKALLVAIRRNPDVNASWDEAAQEIVVKHYVNLGIAAATPRGLIVPNIKDAHAKTLPQLAESLGELVSTARDGKTSPADMQNGTVTITNVGVFGVDTGTPILNPGESAILAVGAIKLQPWVHKGKVKPRQVTTLALSFDHRLVDGELGSKVLADVAAILEQPKRLITWA
- a CDS encoding alpha-ketoacid dehydrogenase subunit beta: MADKMALAKAINESLRHALEADPKVLIMGEDVGKLGGVFRVTDGLQKDFGESRVIDTPLAESGIVGTAIGLALRGYRPVVEIQFDGFVFPAYDQIVTQLAKMHARSLGKVKLPVVVRIPYGGGIGAVEHHSESPEALFAHVSGLKIVSPSNSSDAYWMMQQAIQSDDPVIFFEPKRRYWDKGEVATEAIPGPLHKAQVVREGTDLTLAAYGPMVKLCQEVADAAAEEGRNLEVLDLRSVSPLDFDSIQASVEKTRRLVVVHEAPVFFGSGAEIAARITERCFYHLEAPVLRVGGYHAPYPPARLEEEYLPNLDRVLDAVDRSLAY
- the pdhA gene encoding pyruvate dehydrogenase (acetyl-transferring) E1 component subunit alpha; translation: MTVESTAARTSRRSAGSKAGTTGTKGTTRTPAKKAAAAKKPAAAKKAAEPQLVQLLTPEGKRVKNAEYDKYVAGFTPEELRGLYRDMVLTRRFDAEATSLQRQGELGLWASLLGQEAAQIGSGRALRDDDYVFPTYREHGVAWCRGVDPTNLLGMFRGVNNGGWDPNSNNFQLYTIVIGSQTLHATGYAMGVAKDGADSAVIAYFGDGASSQGDVAESFTFSAVYNAPVVFFCQNNQWAISEPTEKQSRVPIYQRAQGFGFPGVRVDGNDVLACLAVTRWALERARSGEGPTLVEAFTYRMGAHTTSDDPTRYRGDEERQAWEAKDPILRLRRFLETSNHADEGFFEELEAESEALGKRVREAVRAMPDPDHFAIFENVYADGHALVDEERAQFAAYQASFADEGGN